Within Ipomoea triloba cultivar NCNSP0323 chromosome 9, ASM357664v1, the genomic segment TAAGTTTCAGTTAGACTCTTTGTGAACAGAAGTATACCGTTTGACATTGAATTTTGAAACTAGATTGGTTCGATTTATCTACTCATAAGTTTGAGAGTTGGTTCCTGAGGTCTAAGATAGTATAATTTAGTGAAGTTGGAAATTGAAattatcaaaaacaaaaaaattaaaaattaaaaaaataaaaaaatcgttAGTATTGGGATTATATTCATCTCAGATTCCCAGttcattataatttataacGGCCGACATGCAACCTTAACGGAGCCTGCATATTTCTTGCCGGTAATTGGCCAACCTAAAATGGAGTACTTGATTCGAATTTCTTAATGACATCAAATCATTTCTACTATGTTGatcttttgggagaagagaaTCTCTTGCATGCTTTATCCAATtctcttctttaattttcattggttatcaattaaaacataatttagAAAATGTAGTAACAAACACGGTGTTTATTGTTTTCTGAGATGGTATTTAGATGTggctattattttaatttgataagagaaatggagttttttccctttaaaaaaacatttatactTATTTTTCAGAGTTAATATCATCCgaggtcctccgagtatagtggttttcCACGTCTAGTCCTAAACATTAAATTGACCACTTGTGGTTcatcaactttcaaattgttaccatctgtGGTCCAAGTTAATCACCCATGGTTcttcaactattaaattttaactagTCATGGTCCTTTCAAGAGGATCACAGCTGGTTAAATTTCGAAAATTGAAagaccatgggtggttaacttAGACCACGAATGGTTACATTTGAAAGTCGAATGACCATAGAtagtcaatttaaaagtttatgactaaacgtgacaaaacctCTATATTCGAAGGATCTCATGTGGCATTAACACTATTTTCCATATAGAACATCAAACCCTACATTAAACTATTTATTactatgtttattattttatttaatattaatattaatttagaaaataaatcttttaaaatatttctatgtAAAGTTAAAATCTTTATTTCATAAAAatactctttatttttttgttatgaataatattaattatataaaatttgatgatgataattaagttatactccgtattagaaAACTAGATTCTCCATATTTCAATAGAATTTCCATTATATTTCTAGTGATTTGTTAAGGCAAAGATTCAAACCTCGTTCAAACACTTAAACATAGTTTATGACGTGTGCCTAATCAAAATGATTTAAATTGGACCTTCAGAAGAAAGCATTGAACATAATACAACTTCTACAAAGATCAAAAGAAAGCAGAAGACAAGAAAATTATAAGATAAAGGATACTAAAAAGTAGAAAATTCAAGTGAGATAAAATGTAAAAGGGACGATGACCGTCAGGAGATAAAGATTAAAGAAGCCACAACTTATTAAGATCAAAAGAGAGGGTCTCAACTCTCAACGACAGTAAAATTAACATTAGTTAGGGACGTCAATCAAATCATGTCACTCGTTTTCGAGCTAACCCTATTAGGTCAACCCaactaaaattttcaacattttaaatttaacattttaaacattctataataaacaaaaaaaaatttacattgataaatataaacttaaacATCatttaatgaataataaaatataatgcaaATAGCCAAGTTACCCAAGTATACAACAATTAATACAAACTCCAAAATTCAAATCTCCACAAACTACAAATCCATATAGCACAATCAACATCCAAACATAAAACATTGAATAAGTTTGGTATAAGATAGTCTCACTATGACATAGATAATACTTTTTAGTTCAAATGTACTATTTTTTATGAGtgcaaagaaaaatattactctgtatattttaactaaaaagaattaaatgTCTTATGTGAGATTGTCTTACTTTTTTTGAGCAAAAAAAGCGATTTAGATTACTAGAGCATAGCAGAAATAGAGTCTGGAGGGATGGTGTCCCAATACAGATTGCAAGCCTGAGAAAAGGTCGCAGAAGCTAAAGTGTGCGAAATAATATTTGCTGATCTAGGAACTAAATTAATAAAGCAAACATCAAATGAAAACATTAAACTTTGCAAGCATCCACGATCAATCCAGCATAGGAGAAATATGGTTGCCGTCCCGGTCCCAAACCACCTCTAAGTTGAGAACAATATGTGCAAACTTGAACCGATGACACCCCCCTGTTCCTTAGCCAAGATAATACCTCCTTACATGCAGCTGCTTCCGCCATGAATGGAGAGAAACAGTCGGGTAGTGGTCCTGCACAAGCTGCCAAGAAACCTCCGTCCTCCACCAACAACACTGCTCCGAAGGACGCTTTGAGCATACCAAGATGGTAGCCCGCATCGAACAAACACCTTGGCAGCATGAGTGTCGGCTGCTGACCATGCTGGCCTGTGGTAGGCGTGCTGCCCGTCTCGGTCTGATGTAGTGGCAGCAGCTGGCCATAGTTTGCAGCCCGCCATGCATGCAACGTGGATGCTGCTGACACCATTACTCTTCTCGGGGCAGGAAGAAAGCCATCCCATACCGCATTGTTCCGGGCACGCCAGAGATGATAGAGTACTGCCACAGCCAAGCAAACATCCTCTTCAGACATAGCGGTCAACACATTTACAAAccataaattaaaagtagtGTCAACCAAGGTAGGGGTAGATAAATGAGACTCATTCCAAACTAGTTGAACATAGTCACACAATACAAGTGCATGCATTGTATCTTCATGAATAAGACCACACATTGGACATGTAGGATCAACCTCTACCTTCTTTAAAAGCAAATTCATAGTCACAGGAAGAACATTAGTAAGGGCCCCCCAAAGAAACATCTTCCACTTTGGGGGAACTTTAAGCTTCCACATGAGGTTCCAGTTATCAAAAGTATTAGGGAGGCTAGCATAGTCACCAATTATGGACCTATAACCACTCTCAACAGAATAACACCCTCTTGGGTCACCAAACCAATACCAAGAGTCTTCATACCTGGGTGAAATAGGGATCCTTGAAATGCGTTCCACATCCGCAGGGGTAAAAATATCAGATAAAATATAGAGATCCCATGCCTTCCTTTCTTCATCAATCAAACCAGAAACAAGGGAACCATTAAGGTTGGCAGGCATTGGGGTCTGAACCATTGGACTTGGGTCATCAGGGAGCCAGGGGTAAccccagattaatgttgatttCCCTTCACCAATCCTACGCCTCACACCACTACAGACACGGTTGTGAGCAGCCATGATACTTCTCCAGCAATAACTTGGGCATCCACCTAACGAAGCCTCAATAAAAATGGAACTTGGAAAATATCTGGCTTTGTAGACTTTGGCTACCAAAGATTGGGGCATAGTTAAAAATCTCCAAGCCTGTTTTCATAACATTGCCAGATTGAAAGCTCGGAGCTCCTTGAAACCCAAGCCACCATAAGTTTTTGGCACACATAATCGGTTCTAGCTAGGCTTTCCAATGAATCCCTCTCTCCATTCCCAAACCCCACCAATATCTATTCATAGTTCTTTCCAAGGCTTCGGCCTCCGATTTTATTCAATATACgcatttgttttgaaaaaaaaaaagttctttcCACGGAAGAACAGACTAACACATGAAGCAATAAAACACTCATAGAAAAAGCAGGCATTGCCTGTGCCACACACTTCAACAAAATTTCCTTACCAGCCTGCGAAAGTAGTCTTTTATTCCAAGAACCAATTCTCTGTCTGATCTTATCTTCAATATACGAGAAGGCAGCCTTTTTGTTCCTACCTACAAAGGCTGCAAGCCCAGATATTTCCCAAAGTTAGGAGCCTGTGATACACCTAACACTTGAGCCACTTCCTCCCTATTGTTCTCAGTAATATTCCTGTTGAAACAGACACTAGATTTATGATAATTTACCGCCTGCCCAGACATAGACTTGTACACATTTAAGCAATGCTTTACAGCCCCCGCTTCTTGAGCATTTGCCCTGAAAAACAAGAGGCTGTCATCTGCAAAAAACAAGTGTGAGATTGGAGGGGCACCCCTAGCGACCCTGCAACCATGAATAGAGCCTTCTTCTTGGACCTTTTGGAGTAGCATAGAGAGCCTTTCTgcacaaattataaataaatacggCGAAAGAGGATCTCCCTGCTTCAAACCACGAGTGGGATTAACCTGTCCACCACTAACCCCATTTATCAAGATATTATATGAGACAGTAGTTACACAAAGCATAATCAGGTCCACCCAACTATCGGCAAAGCCCAATGCCAATAACATTCTCCTAAGAAAAGACCACTCCATACGGTCATAGGCTTTTGCCATATCTAACTTGAGAGCTCCCCAACCAACCAAACCACACTGTTTCCTATTCAAGTAATGTCCCACTTCCGCTGCCACAAGAATACTA encodes:
- the LOC116029703 gene encoding uncharacterized protein LOC116029703, producing MAAHNRVCSGVRRRIGEGKSTLIWGYPWLPDDPSPMVQTPMPANLNGSLVSGLIDEERKAWDLYILSDIFTPADVERISRIPISPRYEDSWYWFGDPRGCYSVESGYRSIIGDYASLPNTFDNWNLMWKLKVPPKWKMFLWGALTNVLPVTMNLLLKKVEVDPTCPMCGLIHEDTMHALVLCDYVQLVWNESHLSTPTLVDTTFNLWFVNVLTAMSEEDVCLAVAVLYHLWRARNNAVWDGFLPAPRRVMVSAASTLHAWRAANYGQLLPLHQTETGSTPTTGQHGQQPTLMLPRCLFDAGYHLGMLKASFGAVLLVEDGGFLAACAGPLPDCFSPFMAEAAACWFSSSSLTRIFSLIIDVFFDADDLPSSDDDEEYLPDDNDLTTSFKNFPHIPYTHGPSPSNLQVPKTRQKRKRRVAPHSPLDNSPIALIRPQLDPQDLKDTQGVVGPNILTLNSDLDANIMNHPRDTYFGVHILSMQLGLRFPLHSFLIEFLNYYEIVPGQLVLNGYQAIVGFLSCHVFEIRPIFVAACTKSSDL